The nucleotide sequence GCCCATCACCACCGCATTGATCACGGGCAGGGCGACGGTGCCGATCGCGACGTAGAACAGAAGCCGCAGGCCATTGTCCAGCGCGGCCATCTCTGCGCCGACGTGCTTGATCCGGGAGCCGGCCACCACGATCCAGGTCACGGCCGGGACGGCCATCGCCGCCAGCAGGCCGAGCACGAAGAACAGGGAATCCCGCAAGGAGGTCGAGATATCCGACCTCGCATGCGTCATTGCGTGATGAATGGGGGCTCCATCGTTGGCGGCGAGCCAGTCCAGATGTAGCCACAGCGCGGCCAACCCCACTGCCCCCGAAATCCAGGGGGATGCCGAGCCGTAATAGGCCCGCCGCTGCGGATGGGCGAGCGCGGCGAGCGCGAAGCTGATCAGCAGGAAGATCGAATAGTATTTGCCGAGCAGGGTGATCGCGGCCGCGACGCCGGTCGCGACGGACCAGAGCAGGTTGCGCGTTTCGAACGCGCGCAGAAAGCAGTAGGTGGCCAGCGGCCAGGTCGCGAGCTGCACCGAGTTCGCATTGAAGCGCTGTGCATGAAACTGGTAGGCAGGCGTCAGCATCAGCAGCAGCAGCACGATGACCCGCTTGTCGCCGGCCATGAAGCGCCGCGACACCAGGTCGACGAACCACAGCGCCACGGCGGCATTGGTCATCGCCATCAGGTGAAGCGACCAGTCGGACGTGGGAAACAGCGTGGTCCAGGCACCGGCGATCCAGCCCATCAGCGGCGGATGCTTGGCGTAGCCCCAGCCGAAATCCCGTCCGAAGGTCCAGGTCTCCAGGACATCCGGGTGCAGCCCGGCACCGGAATAGGCGATCGAGAGATAGGCCGTCCACATGGCCACGAAGACGGCCAGCAGCAGCGGCACCGCCCAGCCCGCCTCGACGGCGTCCAGCCAGCACAGCAGCGGCCGGCGCCACGTCGCCGGATTCCGGTCCGACCGCTCGGCGGCCGCGGAAAAAGACAGGTCGTAGAACATTCCGGATGGCATCAATGACGGCGCGCTGAATGCTGCGTTCGCCGGGACTCCGCCGGAGGTCGGCCGCCGTGGGGCAGCCGGGTTTGAGCGTCTCTGCAGATCCATGATCCGAGCCGCGATGAACGTCGCGCCATTGCCGCGAATGGAACCGGAGTTGGCTGCCGCACTGTGCGGTCGATCATGCGTCCGGCTTCATGTGATGGAATCCTTGGAGCTTGCTTGTTTGTTCAAGTCTTGCCGGAGACGATTACGACAGACTGACGTCAAGCTCTAGAGCGATCTAATAGCGGAGCGTCAACTCCGGCCGTTGTCCTCACGTCATACGATTGCAAGGACTCCGACCCACAAGCCGGCCGTGTTCGCATTGTCGAAGATGCGGTGGAACCATCGCCGCAGTGTCGGCTCGCCGCCCGCGAGGCGTCCGAAAAAAATCCGTGCCGGGCGAGGCTCGTGAAAAAATCGCTATGATGTCAGGAGCTTGCAAGAATGGTAGGTGAGTGCTGGCGACGTAATCCTATTGTAATCCGTCCGTAATGATAGAAGACCTCGGCTCGCCTATCATGCAGGAGAATAGTGTGCGCGTACTGGTCGTTGAGGATGATCCGCAGCTCGGAATCTGGCTGCGGGATACGCTCGCAACGGCCTTCGGCTCGTCCGACGTCGTCACCACGCTGGATGAGGGACGCGCCGCGATCGCCGTGCGCAATTTTGAGCTCGTCGTGATCGATCGCGGCCTGCCCGATGGCGACGGGCTGGCGCTGTTGCCGGATCTGCGGCAGCAGAAGCCGAGCCCGGCGACCGTCGTGCTGACCGCGCTCGACGATCCCGCCGATATCGCCCGCGCCCTCGACGAGGGCGCCGACGACTATGTCGCCAAGCCGTTCGAGCCGATCGAGCTGGTCGCGCGGGCGCGCGCGGTGCTGCGCCGGCTATCGCTCGATCGCGGCGCGATGGTCTCCATCGCCAACCTGACCTACGACATCGTCAACCGCGCGGTCACTGTCGATCAGACGCCGATCGTCGTGCCGCGCCGCGAGCTGGCGATCCTCGAGGCGCTGGTCCGCCGCAGCGGCCGTGTCGTCCTGCGCGAAACGCTGGAATCGGCGGCCTACGGCTTCGAGGACGAGATCCAGTCGAATGCGATCGAGGCGCATGTGTCGCGGCTGCGCCGCCGTTTGCGCGAGGCCAATTGCAAGGCCACGATCAAGCCGGTGCGCGGCCTCGGCTATCTCATGAGCGGCGAGTGATGAAGGTCAGGTGGCAGAAGCTCGCGCGCATCCGGCGGTCCATCACGTTGCTGTCGGCGACGTTGATCGGCATCGTCAGCACCATCATGCTGATCTGCGCCGCTGCCCTGCTGATCCGGTTCGGCGGCGACGATGACGGCACCTGGGGTGCCGCCGATGTCGCCGATGCCTTGAAGGAGGCGGTGGCGCGCGACGCCGGCGGCAAGCTGCTGGTCAAGCAGACGGCGCGGCTCGACAAGATCATCCAGGACTTTCCGACCTTCTGGTACGTCGTCTCCGACAAGAGCGGCGAGGTCAGCTACGGGCCGATCCCGAAATGGCGGCCGCACAAGAATCCGTCGACGCAGGACGGCACCAGCTTCCTGGCCTATGCCATCGACGGCGAGACCCGCAACCTCAAGCGCATGACCGCGGTCCGCAACACGCCGGTCGGCGAGGTCTGGATCGAGACCGGCGGCGTCGCCTACACCTCGACCCAGCTGATGCTGGGCACGCTGACCGATGCGACGATCGTCGCGCTCCCGATCATTCTCGTCCTGTTGGCCACGGTGGTTGCGGCGCTCGTGTTCATGCCGGCGCTGATCGCGCGCCCGGTTCGCGCAGTGGCGAGGGCGGCCGAGCTGATCGACGGCGTGCCGGATGGCCGACGCCTGCCGGAGCAGGATGCCCCGGCCGAGCTGCTGCCGCTGGTCACCGCGTTCAATCGCGCTTTGTCGCGCATCGACCATGCCGCCGAGGCGCAGCGCAACTTCCTCTCCAATGCCGCGCATGAGCTGAGGACGCCGCTGACCAATGCGCGCACGATGCTCGAGACGATTCAGGATCCCGGCCTGCGCGCGCGGCTGGTGGCCGAGAACCAGAAGCTGTCGTCGATCGTCACCATGCTGCTGCAGCTCGCGCGCATCTCGATGGAGCCGATCGAGCCGACCGAGATCGATCTCGTTGCTCTGGCGCGGCGCGTGACCGCGGAGCATGTTCCGATGGCGCTGAAGGCGGAGCTCGAGATCGGTTTTGTTGCGCCGGAGACGCCGGTCTGGATCCAAGGCTCCGAGCCTGCGATCGCGGTGGCGCTCTCGAACCTGATCAGGAATGCGGTCACGCATGCCGGCTCGGGCGGTCCGATCCTGGTCGACGTCAATCCCGCCGCGCAGCTGAGCGTGATCGATTCGGGCCCCGGCCTGGACTCCGATCAGCCCGAGCGCCTGCTGCAGCCGTTCGAGCGCGGACACGCGCGCGGCGACGGCATGGGGCTCGGGCTTTCGATCGTGTCGCAGGTCATGGCCACGCATCAGGGGCGCGTCGAACTCCGGGAGACGCCGGGCGGCGGCACCACCGTCGAGCTGAGCTTTGCGCGCGCAG is from Bradyrhizobium sp. ORS 285 and encodes:
- a CDS encoding glycosyltransferase family 39 protein is translated as MFYDLSFSAAAERSDRNPATWRRPLLCWLDAVEAGWAVPLLLAVFVAMWTAYLSIAYSGAGLHPDVLETWTFGRDFGWGYAKHPPLMGWIAGAWTTLFPTSDWSLHLMAMTNAAVALWFVDLVSRRFMAGDKRVIVLLLLMLTPAYQFHAQRFNANSVQLATWPLATYCFLRAFETRNLLWSVATGVAAAITLLGKYYSIFLLISFALAALAHPQRRAYYGSASPWISGAVGLAALWLHLDWLAANDGAPIHHAMTHARSDISTSLRDSLFFVLGLLAAMAVPAVTWIVVAGSRIKHVGAEMAALDNGLRLLFYVAIGTVALPVINAVVMGTDLPSLWALQGLFLFVVVVVGGASYEIKRFHTVNMAVMTATIALAAVTIGAPLHAYYRNSYGYEEGRTFYRQTAEEATRLWREQTGRPLKHVSGTESLALATAFYSPDHPYYALPATAQRHLQDTETNITNPEGWVLLCFEDQQDCIESAEAIAVAGRNSTRHAFALQSRLFGWPGRTRGVVAFLVTR
- a CDS encoding response regulator transcription factor, encoding MRVLVVEDDPQLGIWLRDTLATAFGSSDVVTTLDEGRAAIAVRNFELVVIDRGLPDGDGLALLPDLRQQKPSPATVVLTALDDPADIARALDEGADDYVAKPFEPIELVARARAVLRRLSLDRGAMVSIANLTYDIVNRAVTVDQTPIVVPRRELAILEALVRRSGRVVLRETLESAAYGFEDEIQSNAIEAHVSRLRRRLREANCKATIKPVRGLGYLMSGE
- a CDS encoding HAMP domain-containing sensor histidine kinase, yielding MKVRWQKLARIRRSITLLSATLIGIVSTIMLICAAALLIRFGGDDDGTWGAADVADALKEAVARDAGGKLLVKQTARLDKIIQDFPTFWYVVSDKSGEVSYGPIPKWRPHKNPSTQDGTSFLAYAIDGETRNLKRMTAVRNTPVGEVWIETGGVAYTSTQLMLGTLTDATIVALPIILVLLATVVAALVFMPALIARPVRAVARAAELIDGVPDGRRLPEQDAPAELLPLVTAFNRALSRIDHAAEAQRNFLSNAAHELRTPLTNARTMLETIQDPGLRARLVAENQKLSSIVTMLLQLARISMEPIEPTEIDLVALARRVTAEHVPMALKAELEIGFVAPETPVWIQGSEPAIAVALSNLIRNAVTHAGSGGPILVDVNPAAQLSVIDSGPGLDSDQPERLLQPFERGHARGDGMGLGLSIVSQVMATHQGRVELRETPGGGTTVELSFARAAAQPSSASVTGEAALPLRRRAVVKA